Proteins from a genomic interval of Fusarium oxysporum Fo47 chromosome I, complete sequence:
- a CDS encoding endoplasmic reticulum vesicle transporter-domain-containing protein, with translation MPPKSRFTRLDAFTKTVDEARIRTTSGGIVTIVSLLVVLFLSWGEWAEYRRIEIHPELIVDKGRGERMEIHLNITFPKMPCELLTLDVMDVSGEQQHGVMHGVNKVRLQPANQGGAVIDIKSLALHDESADHLDPSYCGGCYGAQPPANARKAGCCQTCDEVREAYAQSSWAFGRGEGVEQCEREHYGEKLDAQREEGCRIEGGLRVNKVIGNFHFAPGRSFSSGNMHVHDLKNYWDVPKGKSHDFTHYIHSLRFGPQLPDNIAKKVGTKSSLWTNHHQNPLDNTRQEIHDPNFNFMYFVKIVPTSYLPLGWDSKGIKIAGLLQDDNAGLGAYGYSEDGSVETHQYSVTSHKRSLAGGNDAAEGHAERQHTSGGIPGVFFSYDISPMKVVNREEKAKTFSGFLAGLCAIVGGTLTVAAAVDRGLFEGAARIKKMRTKDQ, from the exons ATGCCGCCGAAATCGAGATTCACAAGGCTCGATGCCTTTACCAAGACGGTCGATGAGGCAAGAATCAGAACGACAAGTGGTGGTATCGTCACTATCGTGTCGCTACTAGTGGTCTTGTTCCTGTCATGGGGTGAATGGGCAGAATATCGACGCATTGAAATACACCCGGAGCTCATTGTGGACAAGGGAAGAG GAGAGCGCATGGAGATTCACTTAAATATCACATTCCCCAAGATGCCCTGCGAGCTCTTGACTCTTGACGTTATGGATGTATCTGGCGAACAGCAACACGGAGTCATGCACGGAGTGAACAAGGTCCGCCTCCAGCCTGCTAATCAAGGCGGTGCCGTTATCGACATTAAGTCCCTTGCCCTACACGACGAGTCCGCTGACCATCTCGATCCCTCATACTGTGGTGGCTGTTACGGCGCTCAGCCTCCTGCCAATGCTCGAAAGGCTGGGTGCTGCCAGACTTGCGACGAAGTCCGTGAAGCCTATGCGCAGTCCTCGTGGGCCTTTGGCCGTGGCGAGGGTGTTGAGCAGTGCGAGAGAGAACACTATGGCGAGAAGCTGGATGCCCAGCGCGAGGAGGGATGCCGTATCGAGGGTGGTCTGCGTGTGAACAAGGTCATTGGTAACTTCCACTTTGCTCCCGGCCGAAGCTTTAGCAGCGGTAACATGCACGTCCACGACTTGAAGAACTACTGGGATGTCCCTAAGGGCAAGTCGCACGACTTCACTCACTATATCCACTCTCTCCGCTTCGGACCTCAACTGCCCGACAACATTGCCAAGAAGGTTGGCACCAAGAGCTCGCTTTGGAccaaccaccaccagaaCCCCCTCGACAACACGCGCCAGGAGATCCACGACCCCAACTTCAACTTTATGTACTTCGTCAAGATCGTGCCTACCTCCTACCTTCCTCTCGGCTGGGATAGCAAGGGTATCAAGATTGCTGGTCTCTTGCAGGACGACAACGCTGGCCTTGGAGCCTATGGTTACTCTGAAGATGGCAGCGTTGAGACTCACCAGTACTCTGTGACTAGCCATAAGAGAAGTCTGGCGGGTGGTAACGATGCCGCTGAGGGCCACGCAGAGCGTCAGCACACCAGTGGTGGTATTCCTGGCGTATTCTTTTCCTAC GATATCTCGCCCATGAAGGTCGTTAACCGtgaggagaaggccaagacctTCAGTGGTTTCCTGGCCGGACTTTGCGCTATCGTTGGTGGAACCCTGACTGTTGCTGCAGCTGTGGATCGAGGACTGTTTGAAGGTGCGGCCCGTATCAAGAAGATGCGAACCAAGGACCAGTGA
- a CDS encoding hinge domain of cleavage stimulation factor subunit 2-domain-containing protein: MSTRPPSRVVFVGNIPYGLTEEQITDIFSSAGKVERFRLVYDPETGRPKGFGFADYPDTDSASSAVRNLNDFEIMGRKLRVDFSNDQKSSDDDKDPGMSNYNPHVSNGAVPSYSAQPSTLPPLPAGKELPHGVSCADAISRTLETLPPPQLLDILSQMKTLASSEPQRATELLQQAPQLAYAVFQALLLMGLVSPEAIQSVVEPGAPPAAFPPAPMPNYPVASNTPPVATMPYQAPPQPYAAAPVAAPAQAAQDPDALMRAVMELPQSQIDMLPEAERQQILALRATFAGQRR, translated from the exons ATGTCGACAAGACCACCCTCTCGCGTCGTCTTTGTCGGCAATATTCCCTATG GCTTGACCGAAGAGCAAATCACCGACATTTTCAGCAGCGCAGGCAAAGTCGAGCGATTCCGTCTTGTGTATGATCCCGAGACTGGACGACCTAAAGGATTCGGCTTCGCAGACTATCCAGATACCG ATTCCGCCTCGTCCGCTGTGCGCAACCTGAACGATTTCGAGATCATGGGCCGAAAGCTTCGCGTCGATTTTAGTAACGACCAAAAGAGTAGCGATGACGACAAGGACCCAGGCATGTCTAACTACAATCCGCACGTCTCCAATGGCGCAGTTCCCAGCTACAGTGCTCAGCCAAGcactcttcctcctctgcctgCTGGAAAGGAGCTTCCTCACGGTGTCTCTTGCGCTGATGCTATTTCACGAACGCTCGAAAccctccctcctcctcaactcCTCGATATTCTCTCCCAGATGAAGACACTTGCCAGTAGCGAACCGCAGCGCGCCACCGAACTCCTCCAACAAGCGCCTCAGCTGGCCTACGCTGTGTTCCaggctcttctcctcatgGGGCTCGTTTCTCCCGAAGCCATCCAGTCTGTCGTTGAGCCTGGAGCTCCCCCCGCCGCGTTCCCTCCTGCGCCCATGCCTAACTACCCTGTTGCGAGTAACACTCCTCCTGTTGCTACCATGCCTTATCAGGCACCACCTCAGCCCtatgctgctgctcctgtCGCGGCTCCCGCACAAGCTGCGCAGGATCCTGATGCCTTGATGCGCGCAGTTATGGAGCTTCCTCAGTCCCAAATTGACATGCTTCCTGAGGCAGAGAGGCAACAAATTTTGGCTCTCCGTGCTACGTTTGCTGGACAGCGGAGGTAG
- a CDS encoding ribosome biosynthesis protein NOC4 — MPKAASAERLKRKRSSSTHEKSTTERRKRASSTSSNESEDASAKILSMEEGILESRKNYNDLTILLSTANDFKNGGQESMLSTVVLCRIFIRLLTQGSLIAKKTLSEKDLFIVGWLKERFAEFKKILVTILQDEELATPALTLCMKTLKAEGEFLYDKDEYTFPRAFLREIVSSLFESENEDVIKAYVEEYVEQYDDIRYFTFNAVKHIVEKQEGNASPELFDRCFALLSALDGVPESADQLEDFFVPKPKKKTHNLRNVNQHKKQAQEAWLSLMTLVEEKDQRKQILNVISTVIAPWFTKPELLSDFLTNCYDSGGSMSLLALSGVFYLISERNLDYPSFYTKLYSLLDRDILHSKHRSRFFRLLDTFLASTHLPAAMVASFIKRLARLALNAPPGAIVFVTPWIYNLLKRHPTCTFMIHREVQDPEVKKQIEEHGVDDPFLSEETDPMQTDAIESCLWELVQLQSHYHPNVATITKIISEQFTKQSYNIEDFLDHSYATLLEAEMTKDVKKAPVIEFHIPKKVFTPNDGEADAEPDSLLVKLWNLATEVD, encoded by the exons ATGCCCAAAGCGGCCTCTGCAGAGCGCCTCAAGCGCAAGAggtcttcttcaactcatgAGAAGTCCACCACTGAGCGACGAAAGAgagcatcgtcaacatccaGCAATGAATCTGAAGATGCCAGCGCCAAAATTCTATCAATGGAAGAAGGGATTCTAGAGTCACGGAAGAACTATAACGACCTCACCATTTTGCTCAGTACTGCAAATGATTTTAAGAATGGGGGCCAGGAGAGCATGCTCTCTACAGTTGTCTTGTGCCGAATCTTTATCCGATTACTCACTCAAGGCTCCTTGATCGCCAAGAAGACTCTATCTGAGAAAGACCTTTTTATTGTGGGATGGCTGAAGGAGCGATTTGCCGAGTTCAAGAAAATTCTGGTTACTATTCTACAGGATGAAGAGTTGGCGACCCCAGCATTGACCTTATGCATGAAAACACTCAAGGCAGAGGGCGAGTTCCTTTATGACAAGGACGAGTACACATTCCCCCGAGCTTTTCTTCGAGAGATTGTTTCCTCATTATTCGAGAGCGAAAATGAGGATGTGATCAAGGCATATGTGGAAGAGTATGTGGAGCAATACGACGATATTCGCTACTTTACCTTCAACGCAGTCAA ACACATTGTGGAGAAACAAGAAGGCAATGCTTCGCCAGAGCTCTTTGATCGATGCTTTGCGCTCTTGTCAGCTTTGGACGGTGTCCCTGAATCTGCCGATCAACTTGAAGATTTCTTCGTTcccaagccaaagaagaagacacATAATCTACGCAACGTCAATCAGCACAAGAAACAAGCTCAGGAGGCATGGCTCTCTCTCATGACCCTTGTTGAGGAAAAGGACCAGCGAAAGCAAATTCTCAACGTCATCTCGACCGTGATTGCTCCCTGGTTCACAAAACCTGAGTTACTTTCGGACTTTTTGACAAATTGCTACGATTCGGGCGGTTCAATGTCTCTTTTGGCTCTGTCCGGTGTCTTTTACTTGATTTCGGAACGCAACCTTGACTATCCCTCATTCTATACCAAGCTCTACTCTCTCCTCGATCGCGACATTCTTCACTCCAAGCATCGATCCCGATTCTTCCGTCTTCTAGACACATTTCTTGCTTCGACACATCTACCAGCGGCCATGGTggccagcttcatcaagcgCCTTGCTCGTCTTGCGCTCAACGCACCCCCTGGAGCTATCGTATTCGTGACTCCTTGGATCTACAACCTGCTCAAGCGTCACCCAACATGTACATTTATGATTCATCGAGAGGTTCAAGATCCAGAGGTGAAGAAGCAAATTGAGGAGCACGGTGTCGATGATCCTTTCCTCTCCGAAGAGACGGACCCTATGCAAACAGATGCGATAGAAAGCTGCCTGTGGGAGCTTGTTCAACTTCAATCGCATTATCATCCTAATGTTGCAACTATCACCAAGATCATCTCGGAGCAGTTCACGAAGCAGTCTTACAACATCGAAGATTTCCTCGACCACTCATATGCCACT CTCCTCGAAGCCGAGATGACAAAGGATGTAAAGAAGGCGCCTGTTATTGAGTTCCACATCCCCAAAAAGGTCTTCACACCAAATGACGGGGAGGCTGACGCCGAACCAGATAGCTTACTAGTTAAATTGTGGAACTTGGCAACTGAAGTTGATTGA
- a CDS encoding Man1-Src1p-C-terminal domain-containing protein, whose translation MADMEDYLEEGFDPRSVTIPRLRSILVTHNVEYPATAKKAQLVELVEDHVLAQAPKLRAQRARAKRSSMGIVNAGSPEDNGTWDDYDLPPPSTTKRRSKSPRKSSARVKAEDDVLATPAPRSPTKRSTRSVSRALSHADDHDNYDAPRSIRQPRRTVTPQIKDEPQEEETILPDHEESVFTHDNPFQSGSSPAQHKTPTNRRRTTAGDPIRSVKSSSRRRIDGYNDDYEEDVQPTPRYREPTPDLLEPGEEFTPNEQLELEQAASRGEMEIEPRKPSQQVSRRGGFKAPLFVLLMSLFGAYLAWYRQEKIAVGYCEVGGQAKSLISPDIPVPDALVPFIEPQCEPCPSHAYCYQDFSVRCENGFILKPHPLSLGGLVPLPPTCEPDGEKARRVKAVADRAIEELRDRRAQYECGELVGEDGKKEDSPAMAEHELKATVSRKRSKRLNEEEFDELWAAAIGEVAARDEVEILETAPSSNSSDLSDRWLSSSSLARLPYTCTIKRSIRLGLARYRFPAGLLSVLILFIFYLRARYRKHVATTAQIPALVDLVLGRLANQKELGEEGIDDPWLFLPNLRDDVLRAIHSLSERERIWQRVRAVVEQNSNVRTSQREGRSGEVGRAWEWIGPVAGDGARRRRSGRVSLGPDSQLESPEPTKATPEVKKWEESRPIY comes from the exons ATGGCCGACATGGAGGACTACCTCGAAGAAGGTTTTGACCCACGTTCGGTCACTATCCCGCGTCTGCGATCGATTCTCGTCACGCATAATGTTGAGTACCCCGCGACTGCCAAAAAGGCCCAGCTCGTCGAGCTGGTTGAAGATCATGTACTGGCTCAGGCGCCAAAGCTGCGGGCTCAGCGCGCCCGAGCTAAGAGATCAAGCATGGGAATCGTGAATGCCGGCAGTCCGGAAGATAACGGTACCTGGGACGACTACGATCTCCCACCTCCGTCGACTACCAAGAGGCGTTCGAAGTCTCCTCGAAAGTCGTCGGCACGTGTtaaggctgaggatgatgtcCTGGCGACTCCTGCGCCCAGGAGCCCTACCAAACGCAGCACACGGTCAGTAAGCCGTGCGCTTTCTCACGCTGACGACCACGACAACTACGATGCCCCTCGTTCCATTCGCCAACCGAGGAGAACAGTCACGCCACAGATCAAAGACGAAccacaagaagaagagacaaTCCTGCCCGACCACGAAGAAAGCGTGTTCACTCACGACAACCCTTTTCAGAGTGGCAGTTCGCCTGCTCAACATAAAACCCCAACTAATCGCCGCCGTACAACTGCCGGCGACCCTATCAGAAGTGTAAAGTCATCGTCCCGGCGCAGGATAGATGGCTACAATGACGATTATGAAGAAGATGTTCAGCCTACTCCCAGATACCGCGAGCCGACTCCGGATTTACTGGAACCTGGCGAGGAGTTCACCCCCAACGAGCAATTAGAGTTGGAGCAAGCTGCAAGTCGGGGTGAAATGGAGATTGAGCCTCGCAAGCCTTCTCAACAGGTGTCTCGAAGAGGTGGTTTTAAGGCGCCTCTCTTTGTCCTCTTGATGTCTCTTTTCGGAGCTTATCTTGCGTGGTATCGTCAAGAGAAAATCGCGGTCGGCTATTGCGAAGTCGGTGGTCAAGCAAAGTCACTTATTTCACCAGACATTCCTGTTCCCGACGCTCTTGTTCCTTTCATTGAGCCTCAGTGCGAGCCTTGCCCTTCGCACGCATACTGTTACCAGGACTTTTCGGTTCGTTGCGAGAATGGATTCATTCTCAAGCCGCACCCATTGTCCCTCGGCGGGCTAGTGCCACTTCCACCTACTTGTGAGCCGGATGGCGAGAAAGCGCGCCGCGTTAAAGCTGTAGCTGATAGAGCTATTGAAGAACTCAGAGATCGCCGAGCTCAGTATGAGTGCGGAGAGCTTGTTGGTGAGGATGGCAAGAAAGAGGATTCTCCTGCGATGGCTGAACACGAGCTTAAGGCGACCGTGAGCCGCAAGAGGTCCAAGAGACTCAAtgaggaggagtttgatgaACTGTGGGCTGCTGCCATTGGCGAGGTCGCAGCTAGAGATGAGGTCGAGATCCTTGAGACAGCACC ATCGTCCAATTCCTCCGATCTTTCAGACAGATGGCTATCGTCCTCGTCTCTCGCTCGCCTTCCGTACACCTGCACGATCAAACGATCAATCCGACTCGGCCTGGCAAGATATCGATTCCCAGCTGGACTTTTGAGCGTTTTGATTCTCTTTATTTTCTACTTGCGAGCCCGATATCGGAAGCATGTAGCTACAACTGCTCAAATTCCTGCTCTCGTCGACCTAGTGCTGGGTAGACTTGCCAATCAGAAGGAGCTAGGTGAAGAAGGCATCGATGATCCTTGGCTGTTTTTACCGAACCTGAGAGATGACGTCCTCCGGGCTATTCACTCATTGTCTGAGCGAGAACGCATCTGGCAGCGGGTTCGAGCTGTTGTAGAACAAAACAGCAATGTTCGAACCAGTCAGCGCGAAGGAAGAAGCGGCGAGGTAGGTCGCGCTTGGGAGTGGATTGGCCCTGTTGCGGGTGACGGTGCAAGGAGGCGACGGAGCGGCCGGGTATCACTCGGTCCTGACTCTCAATTAGAGTCGCCAGAGCCAACAAAGGCAACCCCTGAAGTAAAAAAGTGGGAGGAATCGAGACCGATCTACTAA
- a CDS encoding nife hydrogenase-like protein encodes MASLRLASRGAKSLCMRPATFAARPFSTTCLRKYAAAVEPVGTRLVPVDEDFSSAQDAYGLSKPRKAGTRKSRENSVQDRKVRHYTVNFGPQHPAAHGVLRLILELNGEEIVRADPHVGLLHRGTEKLIEYKTYLQALPYFDRLDYVSMMTNEQCFSLAVEKLLNVEIPERAKFIRTLFGEITRILNHLMSVLSHAMDVGALTPFLWGFEEREKLMEFYERVSGARLHAAYVRPGGVHQDIPVGLLDDIYQWATQFGDRIDETEEMLTDNRIWIERLRGVGVVPATEALNLSFTGVMLRGSGVPFDVRKNQPYDAYDQVEFDVPVGTNGDCYDRYLCRMEEFRQSLRIIHQCLNKMPAGPVRVEDYKVSPPPRSAMKENMEALIHHFLLYTKGYAVPPGETYSAIEAPKGEMGVYVVSDGSERPYRCHIRAPGFAHLGGFDHVSKGHLLADAVAVIGTMDLVFGEVDR; translated from the exons ATGGCTTCCCTCCGACTCGCCAGCCGAGGCGCCAAGAGCCTGTGCATGCGGCCAGCAACATTCGCTGCCCGCCCTTTCTCGACGACCTGCCTGCGAAAGTACGCCGCCGCTGTCGAGCCTGTCGGCACCAGACTTGTCCCCGTTGACGAAGACTTCTCATCCGCCCAAGATGCCTACGGCCTCTCCAAGCCCCGAAAAGCCGGTACCCGAAAGTCGCGCGAGAACTCCGTCCAGGACCGAAAGGTTCGACATTATACCGTCAACTTTGGTCCTCAGCATCCCGCTGCCCACGGCGTGTTGCGTTTGATTCTCGAGCTCAATGGTGAAGAGATCGTCCGAGCCGACCCCCACGTCGGTCTGCTGCACCGAGGTACTGAGAAGTTGATCGAGTACAAGACATATCTCCAGGCTCTGCCTTACTTTGATCGACTTGATTACGTCTCTATGATGACCAACGAGCAATGCTTCTCTcttgctgttgagaagcttctcaacgtcGAAATCCCTGAGCGAGCCAAGTTTATCCGAACTCTGTTTGGCGAGATCACCCGTATTCTCAACCACCTGATGTCTGTTCTTTCACACGCTATGGATGTTGGTGCTTTGACGCCTTTCCTGTGGGGTTTCGAAGAGCGTGAGAAGCTTATG GAATTCTACGAGCGTGTTTCCGGCGCCCGTCTCCACGCTGCCTACGTTCGACCCGGTGGTGTTCATCAGGATATCCCCGTTGGCCTTCTCGACGATATTTACCAGTGGGCTACCCAATTCGGCGACCGAATCGACGAGACCGAGGAGATGTTGACTGATAACCGTATCTGGATTGAGCGATTGAggggtgttggtgttgttccCGCCACTGAGGCCCTGAACCTTTCCTTCACTGGTGTTATGCTTCGAGGTTCTGGTGTTCCTTTCGATGTCCGAAAGAACCAGCCCTATGATGCCTACGACCAGGTTGAGTTCGACGTTCCCGTTGGAACTAACGGTGACTGCTACGACCGATACCTTTGCCGAATGGAGGAGTTTCGACAGTCTCTCCGCATTATCCACCAGTGCCTCAACAAGATGCCCGCAGGTCCCGTCCGTGTTGAGGACTACAAGgtctctcctcctcctcgatccGCCATGAAGGAGAACATGGAGGCTCTTATTCACCACTTCTTGCTCTACACCAAGGGCTACGCCGTTCCTCCTGGTGAGACCTACTCTGCCATCGAGGCCCCTAAGGGTGAGATGGGTGTGTACGTCGTTTCTGATGGTAGCGAGCGACCATACCGATGCCACATTCGCGCTCCTGGTTTTGCCCACTTGGGTGGCTTCGATCACGTCTCCAAGGGTCACTTGCTGGCTGATGCTGTAGCGGTTATTGGTACTATGGATCTGGTGTTCG GTGAGGTCGATAGGTAA
- a CDS encoding acyl-CoA N-acyltransferase: MASTRKLTATSSTCEEPGAKILETQRLILRRFYPSDAEVMSQAADNKSVSKNMRDGFPSPYTLAHAESFINNVANNFDGAGQHCGIFVKANTTENPSSEPVFVGTIGMMAKNDVYFRTWEMGYWLAETAWGKGYATEAAKALIRWCFETWPELNRIEACANGGNKASQNVLRKSGLVEEGTRRGAVCKNGEILDEVLFGLLRSEL; the protein is encoded by the coding sequence ATGGCCAGCACAAGAAAGTTAACAgcaacttcatcaacatgCGAGGAGCCGGGAGCAAAAATACTCGAAACGCAACGTCTCATCCTCCGTCGATTCTATCCGTCCGATGCAGAAGTCATGTCTCAAGCCGCTGACAACAAGTCTGTCTCCAAAAACATGCGCGATGGTTTCCCATCCCCTTACACACTGGCCCATGCAGAGTCTTTTATCAACAACGTAGCCAACAACTTTGACGGTGCTGGGCAACACTGTGGCATCTTTGTCAAGGCCAACACCACAGAGAACCCTTCGTCGGAACCGGTCTTTGTAGGCACTATAGGCATGATGGCCAAGAACGACGTCTATTTCCGCACATGGGAGATGGGCTACTGGTTGGCTGAGACAGCCTGGGGAAAAGGCTATGCAACTGAAGCTGCCAAGGCGCTCATACGATGGTGTTTCGAAACATGGCCTGAGTTAAACAGGATTGAGGCGTGTGCAAATGGGGGCAATAAAGCAAGCCAGAATGTACTAAGGAAGTCTGGGCTCGTTGAAGAAGGCACTAGGAGAGGTGCTGTTTGCAAGAATGGGGAAATACTAGACGAGGTTCTGTTCGGTCTGTTGAGGAGCGAACTATAG
- a CDS encoding uncharacterized protein (expressed protein) translates to MKIDEIIDLLGTVPTSQNIAHTEGTHNEITKVYHEMYAPGLASFFESGWYHFTENGSPSFPRSQRLVELMASFLKALEAVKVNDQTQMAYSGILETRLVWELARAAYDPPTAASAISTTTLPHDGDAKETQNRVRVVEALLCGDYLSVNPLCPPMQDPDSYRTRQFDFWYSLAEFVRTREDPNGPSAAKSREEMLSRMRYLLDGRENRDVLYSIAVVRELAPHFDSPYGNAAPQHADESDPKNRLSVASKFIYDESQVTGGTTNVVRRLCDIAYRAFVNPGVNIARRP, encoded by the coding sequence ATGAAGATTGATGAAATTATCGATCTCCTGGGCACAGTTCCTACGTCCCAGAACATTGCCCACACTGAGGGGACTCACAATGAAATCACCAAGGTGTATCATGAAATGTACGCACCTGGGCTTGCCTCTTTCTTTGAATCCGGGTGGTACCACTTTACAGAAAATGGATCACCTTCGTTTCCTAGAAGCCAGCGTCTCGTCGAATTAATGGCATCTTTTCTCAAGGCTTTGGAGGCTGTAAAGGTCAACGATCAAACCCAGATGGCTTACTCTGGTATTCTTGAGACGCGCCTTGTGTGGGAGCTTGCGCGAGCAGCATACGACCCTCCCACTGCAGCTTCTGCTATCAGTACCACAACACTGCCGCACGATGGTGATGCGAAAGAGACCCAAAACCGTGTTCGAGTTGTTGAGGCACTTTTGTGTGGAGACTATCTATCAGTCAACCCACTCTGCCCACCAATGCAAGACCCTGACAGTTACCGAACTCGACAATTTGATTTCTGGTACAGCCTGGCTGAGTTCGTGCGTACGCGAGAGGATCCCAATGGTCCATCTGCCGCCAAGTCTAGGGAGGAAATGCTTTCGAGAATGCGCTATCTACTTGATGGTCGTGAGAACCGTGATGTTCTCTACTCGATTGCAGTTGTTCGAGAACTTGCTCCCCACTTCGATTCTCCTTACGGCAACGCTGCTCCTCAACATGCCGACGAGAGTGATCCCAAGAACAGACTCTCAGTTGCATCCAAGTTCATTTACGATGAGTCTCAGGTCACAGGTGGAACAACCAACGTCGTGCGACGTCTATGCGACATTGCATACAGAGCCTTCGTCAATCCAGGTGTTAATATTGCTCGGAGACCTTGA